A single region of the Nocardioides aquaticus genome encodes:
- a CDS encoding APC family permease, which yields MTDTHADSQQFTRVLGRWDVLAVAFGSMIGFGWVVLAGGFLEDAGTGGAALAFVLGGVIMVLVGLTYAELVAAMPKAGGEHNYVLRGLGSRAAFVTSWSLVLGYVSVVAFEAVALPQTLLYLAPDMLAGRLWSVAGYEVYLSWVAVGIAGAVVITALNYVGVRPAAVFQGLAVLFLLAVGVLLLVGSAVGGSADDMRPLFSGGVGGIVAVLVAVPFLFVGFDVIPQSAEEIDLPFAMIGKLVVVSVVAAAAFYVVVMLTVGSSLPRGEIAASTLPAADGMAALWGSDTFGTILVLGGVAGILTSWNGFLLGASRLLYAMAASGMVPHWFAKVHPRYRTPSNALLFIGGLSVLAPLFGEQMLVWLVDAGGFAIVVGFFMVSTTFVVLRRREPGMERPFRLRAGQPLGVLAALLSLGLGVLFLPGMPAALIWPAEWVILGLWWAAGLVLMRRLPRIGPGVGAEEELVAAARAGR from the coding sequence ATGACCGATACACACGCGGACAGCCAGCAGTTCACCAGGGTCCTGGGGCGGTGGGACGTCCTGGCCGTGGCGTTCGGCTCGATGATCGGCTTCGGGTGGGTGGTCCTCGCCGGCGGGTTCCTCGAGGACGCGGGCACGGGCGGCGCGGCTCTCGCCTTCGTCCTCGGCGGCGTCATCATGGTGCTGGTCGGGCTGACCTACGCCGAGCTCGTCGCGGCGATGCCGAAGGCGGGCGGCGAGCACAACTACGTCCTGCGCGGGCTCGGCTCCCGCGCCGCCTTCGTCACCTCGTGGAGCCTGGTGCTCGGCTACGTCTCCGTGGTCGCGTTCGAGGCGGTCGCGCTGCCCCAGACCCTGCTCTACCTCGCACCGGACATGCTCGCGGGACGGCTATGGTCGGTCGCCGGGTACGAGGTCTACCTGTCCTGGGTGGCCGTCGGGATCGCGGGCGCGGTCGTGATCACGGCCCTGAACTACGTCGGCGTCCGGCCGGCCGCGGTCTTCCAGGGGCTCGCCGTGCTGTTCCTGCTCGCCGTCGGGGTGCTGCTGCTCGTCGGGTCCGCGGTCGGTGGCAGCGCGGACGACATGCGTCCGCTCTTCTCCGGCGGCGTCGGCGGCATCGTCGCGGTGCTGGTGGCGGTGCCGTTCCTGTTCGTCGGCTTCGACGTCATCCCGCAGTCCGCGGAGGAGATCGACCTGCCGTTCGCGATGATCGGCAAGCTGGTCGTCGTCTCGGTGGTCGCCGCGGCTGCCTTCTACGTCGTGGTGATGCTGACCGTCGGGTCGTCCCTCCCGCGCGGCGAGATCGCCGCCTCGACGCTGCCGGCCGCCGACGGCATGGCGGCGCTGTGGGGCAGCGACACCTTCGGCACGATCCTGGTCCTGGGCGGGGTCGCCGGCATCCTCACCAGCTGGAACGGGTTCCTGCTCGGCGCGAGCAGGCTGCTCTACGCGATGGCGGCCTCGGGGATGGTGCCGCACTGGTTCGCGAAGGTGCACCCGCGCTACCGCACGCCCAGCAACGCCCTGCTGTTCATCGGCGGCCTGTCGGTGCTGGCCCCGTTGTTCGGCGAGCAGATGCTGGTGTGGCTGGTGGACGCCGGCGGGTTCGCCATCGTGGTCGGCTTCTTCATGGTGTCCACGACCTTCGTCGTGCTCCGCCGGCGGGAACCGGGGATGGAACGCCCGTTCCGGCTGCGAGCCGGCCAGCCGCTCGGGGTGCTGGCCGCGCTGCTGTCGCTGGGCCTGGGAGTGCTGTTCCTGCCGGGCATGCCGGCCGCGCTGATCTGGCCGGCGGAGTGGGTCATCCTCGGCCTGTGGTGGGCGGCCGGCCTCGTGCTGATGCGGCGGCTGCCCCGGATCGGGCCCGGGGTCGGCGCCGAGGAGGAGCTCGTCGCTGCCGCACGGGCGGGTCGCTGA
- a CDS encoding M14 family zinc carboxypeptidase, with protein sequence MRPRLQSRRRRLTALGAGLSGALALTLASAAVTGPASGEPGNGADDRVQVVKVDAPTVAQRNEVLALGLDPTEHADKSGIEVVLYNEADRELLREAGFTWSVEVRDLEAQAERQRKADAAYAARVDESPLPSGRTAYRTYDEYLSDMRMLAERYPRLTRPLTLERRTVLGEPIRGLEITTGADTVADGKPTFLLLGAHHAREWPSSENTLEFGFDMLQSYADGDARARTLLGGSRLIIVPVVNVDGFKVSRGAEPLGDFSTFDYEMKRKNCSISEDTPEQYLGGTCEENPAGRLRGTDLNRNYPGFWGGGGASTSWSGDTYRGDGPGSEPESDAVRSLISERAVTMMISNHTYSNLILRPPAIASTGKSPDELALKELGDSWAEENGYVSQASYQLYDTSGSTEDWSYWVTGGFGYTFEIGPDGFHPAYEDAVVGEYTGTTEAAGGGGGNREAYLQAMEAAMAPKYHSQVIGRAPARRTVTVSKTHVSPTSPVLQADGTTRSQIYFEDHLTTRYRSDGGRFRMHVNPSTRPLVAGRYGRLPEAPPQDTITLTNPAGVPAEGGSEETTFDVQGLPEADNGFATVSIEWPDDADWDFYVTGPDGETVGSGATLDNPEVITIPDPVAGTYTLTAENYEGAVGEWSGEVSFSGPEPPQTSGIEEAWQLTCTDRRGEVHASRTVVVDRGEKVRVGRACVPRKRR encoded by the coding sequence ATGCGTCCACGACTCCAATCGCGCCGTCGAAGGCTGACGGCGCTCGGCGCCGGACTGTCCGGCGCCCTCGCTCTCACGCTCGCCTCGGCCGCGGTCACGGGACCGGCCAGCGGTGAGCCCGGCAACGGCGCGGACGACCGCGTGCAGGTCGTCAAGGTCGACGCCCCCACCGTCGCCCAGCGCAACGAGGTGCTCGCGCTCGGGCTCGACCCGACCGAGCACGCCGACAAGTCCGGCATCGAGGTCGTGCTCTACAACGAGGCCGACCGCGAGCTGCTGCGCGAGGCCGGATTCACGTGGAGCGTCGAGGTGCGGGACCTCGAGGCGCAGGCCGAGCGCCAGCGCAAGGCCGACGCGGCGTACGCCGCCCGCGTCGACGAGTCGCCGCTGCCCAGCGGTCGCACCGCCTACCGCACCTACGACGAGTACCTCTCCGACATGCGGATGCTCGCCGAGCGCTACCCCAGGCTGACCAGGCCGCTGACCCTGGAGCGGCGCACGGTCCTCGGCGAGCCGATCCGGGGCCTGGAGATCACCACCGGCGCCGACACCGTCGCCGACGGCAAGCCGACCTTCCTGCTGCTCGGCGCCCACCACGCGCGGGAGTGGCCGAGCTCGGAGAACACCCTCGAGTTCGGCTTCGACATGCTCCAGTCGTACGCCGACGGCGACGCCCGCGCCCGGACGCTGCTCGGCGGCTCCCGGCTGATCATCGTGCCCGTCGTCAACGTCGACGGGTTCAAGGTCTCCCGCGGCGCCGAGCCGCTGGGCGACTTCTCGACCTTCGACTACGAGATGAAGCGCAAGAACTGCTCGATCTCCGAGGACACCCCGGAGCAGTACCTCGGCGGCACCTGCGAGGAGAACCCGGCCGGGCGCCTGCGCGGCACCGACCTCAACCGCAACTACCCCGGCTTCTGGGGCGGCGGGGGCGCGAGCACCAGCTGGTCGGGCGACACCTACCGCGGCGACGGCCCCGGCAGCGAGCCCGAGAGCGACGCCGTGCGCAGCCTGATCTCCGAGCGCGCGGTCACGATGATGATCAGCAACCACACGTACTCGAACCTGATCCTGCGACCGCCGGCCATCGCCTCGACCGGCAAGTCCCCCGACGAGCTCGCGCTCAAGGAGCTCGGCGACTCGTGGGCCGAGGAGAACGGCTACGTCAGCCAGGCCTCGTACCAGCTCTACGACACCTCCGGCTCGACCGAGGACTGGAGCTACTGGGTCACCGGCGGCTTCGGCTACACCTTCGAGATCGGCCCGGACGGCTTCCACCCGGCCTACGAGGACGCGGTGGTCGGTGAGTACACCGGCACGACCGAGGCGGCCGGCGGCGGCGGGGGCAACCGGGAGGCGTACCTCCAGGCGATGGAGGCGGCGATGGCGCCGAAGTACCACTCCCAGGTCATCGGACGCGCGCCCGCACGACGCACGGTCACGGTGAGCAAGACCCACGTCTCGCCCACCTCGCCGGTCCTGCAGGCCGACGGCACGACCCGCAGCCAGATCTACTTCGAGGACCACCTGACGACCCGCTACCGCTCGGACGGCGGGAGGTTCCGGATGCACGTGAACCCCTCGACCCGGCCGCTGGTCGCCGGTCGGTACGGCCGCCTGCCCGAGGCACCGCCCCAGGACACGATCACCCTGACCAACCCCGCGGGCGTGCCCGCGGAGGGCGGGTCGGAGGAGACCACCTTCGACGTGCAGGGCCTGCCCGAGGCCGACAACGGCTTCGCCACGGTGAGCATCGAGTGGCCCGACGACGCCGACTGGGACTTCTACGTCACCGGCCCCGACGGCGAGACGGTCGGCTCCGGCGCGACGCTCGACAACCCCGAGGTCATCACGATCCCGGACCCGGTCGCCGGGACGTACACCCTGACGGCCGAGAACTACGAGGGCGCCGTCGGCGAGTGGTCGGGCGAGGTCTCCTTCTCCGGCCCCGAGCCGCCGCAGACCAGCGGCATCGAGGAGGCCTGGCAGCTCACCTGCACCGACCGACGCGGCGAGGTCCACGCCAGCCGTACGGTCGTGGTCGACCGGGGCGAGAAGGTGCGCGTCGGACGGGCCTGCGTCCCGCGCAAGCGACGCTGA
- a CDS encoding zinc metalloprotease, whose amino-acid sequence MPPRRRQCAAMQEYERLLEEQPSFRRNQQRAEQFTARAVMSGQAERVARRLVTIPVVFHVVHRTGPEDVSAEQLRSQLDVLNRDFRATNPDIAQVPAPWQGLVADAKIEFRLARRDPAGKKTDGVVRVQTERRSFGPGDDVKRASRGGSAAWPADAYLNIWVCTLGNGLLGYAQFPGGPKATDGVVVLNTAVGTEGTAAAPFDGGRTLTHEIGHWLNLRHIWGDTLDCSGGDRVPDTPNCEGPNTGKPTFPVITCSNGPHGGMFMNYMDYVDDAAMFMFTAGQVTRMNACLAGPRASFAPA is encoded by the coding sequence ATGCCCCCGAGACGTCGTCAGTGCGCCGCCATGCAGGAGTACGAGCGGCTGCTCGAGGAGCAGCCGTCGTTCCGCCGCAACCAGCAGCGCGCGGAGCAGTTCACCGCCCGCGCGGTCATGTCCGGGCAGGCCGAGCGGGTCGCGCGCCGGCTGGTGACGATCCCGGTCGTCTTCCACGTCGTGCACCGCACCGGGCCGGAGGACGTCAGCGCGGAGCAGCTCCGCAGCCAGCTCGACGTCCTCAACCGCGACTTCCGCGCCACCAACCCGGACATCGCCCAGGTGCCCGCCCCGTGGCAGGGGCTGGTCGCCGACGCCAAGATCGAGTTCCGGCTGGCGAGGCGCGACCCGGCGGGGAAGAAGACCGACGGCGTCGTGCGCGTGCAGACCGAGCGCCGCTCGTTCGGGCCCGGCGACGACGTCAAGCGGGCGAGCAGGGGCGGGTCGGCGGCCTGGCCGGCCGACGCCTACCTCAACATCTGGGTCTGCACCCTCGGCAACGGCCTGCTCGGGTACGCCCAGTTCCCCGGCGGCCCGAAGGCGACCGACGGTGTCGTCGTGCTGAACACCGCGGTCGGGACCGAGGGCACCGCGGCGGCGCCGTTCGACGGCGGCCGGACGCTCACCCACGAGATCGGGCACTGGCTCAACCTGCGCCACATCTGGGGCGACACCCTCGACTGCAGCGGCGGCGACCGGGTCCCGGACACCCCGAACTGCGAGGGCCCGAACACCGGAAAGCCGACCTTCCCGGTGATCACCTGCAGCAACGGCCCGCACGGCGGCATGTTCATGAACTACATGGACTACGTCGACGACGCCGCGATGTTCATGTTCACGGCCGGCCAGGTCACCCGGATGAACGCGTGCCTGGCCGGGCCGCGCGCGTCCTTCGCGCCGGCATGA
- a CDS encoding YdeI/OmpD-associated family protein: protein MAPDGTWVEFDTLVEPLPWGRNTYTILRLDETLVDAAAAAGTRRVEGDIEGVAVNVGVNRADVLPDAFMYAGRALQRRLGVTPGDVVRCRLRPADPAHVPLPDDVRAALETAGRLEAFEGRSPPARRRLLQPVEEAAQAATRARRVAALLRALDPG from the coding sequence ATGGCGCCGGACGGCACGTGGGTCGAGTTCGACACCCTCGTCGAGCCCCTGCCCTGGGGCCGGAACACCTACACGATCCTGCGCCTCGACGAGACGCTCGTCGACGCTGCTGCGGCAGCGGGGACCCGCCGGGTCGAGGGCGACATCGAGGGTGTGGCCGTCAACGTCGGCGTGAACCGCGCCGACGTCCTGCCGGACGCGTTCATGTACGCCGGCAGGGCGCTGCAGCGACGCCTCGGCGTGACCCCCGGCGACGTCGTCCGGTGCCGGCTGCGGCCGGCCGACCCCGCCCACGTCCCGCTGCCCGACGACGTGCGGGCCGCGCTCGAGACGGCCGGCCGGCTCGAGGCGTTCGAGGGGAGGTCGCCGCCCGCGCGCCGACGACTGCTGCAGCCGGTCGAGGAGGCGGCGCAGGCCGCGACGCGGGCGCGGCGGGTCGCAGCGCTCCTACGGGCGCTGGACCCGGGCTGA